Proteins encoded in a region of the Stieleria neptunia genome:
- a CDS encoding ankyrin repeat domain-containing protein, with protein MIRIKTLSQSLSALAFLALLAVAVPLSASPPTPVSSSIETSGSPSLAGTQVDAHDSLYRQLCDLNENWANRTPDFEILNEAISMDSDVSLIQTHLQLVISQLQSADVSHLSDSQLEQRSAHLRTLQTYMQDGRFPLNVLASDRRPVFIDPWGTHCAVGHLIATSGNTPLADTINREHQLDFLRDIKTEGLSQWQHASGLSLDELALIQPTYRSTTLKYPKEIEALILGDSAAIVSGIESGELKVDARCGGKTLLHFAAAAGDLALVKLLVDRGADLHAVSNLGCDTTELAKGGRQTVVTVRWNQSTAVTNRGGMGIGIYGTVYRTERGKLIASLFNDVRGGRAGLDALDYATETPSHNGYNRVRYIHPIRPGYGSKAKVTSSSFDGLQKDRAAVAAWLEEQGLKAE; from the coding sequence ATGATCCGCATAAAAACGCTCTCCCAATCACTCTCCGCACTCGCGTTCCTGGCACTGCTCGCCGTCGCAGTCCCGCTCTCAGCCAGCCCGCCAACCCCCGTCTCCTCGTCCATCGAAACGTCAGGTTCCCCGAGCCTCGCTGGCACTCAAGTCGACGCCCACGATTCGCTGTACCGACAGCTGTGTGACCTAAACGAGAATTGGGCGAATCGCACACCCGACTTCGAAATCCTCAACGAAGCAATCTCCATGGACAGTGACGTTTCGCTGATCCAAACCCATCTCCAATTGGTGATCAGCCAATTGCAATCTGCAGACGTTTCGCACCTCAGCGACTCGCAACTTGAACAACGCTCGGCACATCTCCGAACGTTGCAGACATACATGCAGGACGGAAGATTCCCACTGAACGTCCTCGCATCGGATCGCCGCCCGGTTTTCATCGATCCGTGGGGCACGCACTGCGCCGTCGGGCATCTGATCGCGACATCCGGCAACACGCCTCTGGCGGACACCATCAACCGCGAACACCAACTCGATTTCCTGCGTGACATCAAGACAGAGGGTCTCTCGCAATGGCAGCACGCATCCGGCTTGAGCCTGGATGAACTGGCTTTGATCCAACCCACCTATCGCAGCACCACCTTGAAGTACCCCAAAGAGATTGAAGCATTGATTCTTGGCGATTCCGCTGCGATCGTCTCCGGCATCGAAAGCGGAGAACTGAAGGTGGACGCACGCTGTGGTGGCAAAACGCTGTTGCATTTCGCAGCCGCCGCGGGCGATCTGGCACTGGTCAAGCTACTCGTCGACCGGGGCGCCGATCTTCACGCCGTCTCGAACCTCGGATGCGACACGACGGAACTCGCCAAAGGAGGACGTCAAACGGTCGTGACGGTGCGCTGGAATCAATCGACGGCGGTCACCAATCGAGGCGGGATGGGCATTGGAATCTACGGCACAGTCTATAGGACCGAACGAGGAAAATTGATCGCGTCCCTGTTCAACGACGTTCGTGGCGGCCGCGCCGGACTCGATGCACTCGACTATGCGACAGAAACTCCGAGCCACAACGGTTACAACCGCGTCCGATACATCCATCCGATTCGGCCCGGCTATGGATCCAAGGCCAAGGTAACGAGCTCAAGCTTCGACGGGTTACAGAAAGACCGCGCCGCGGTTGCGGCATGGCTTGAAGAACAAGGACTAAAAGCGGAGTAG
- a CDS encoding carbonic anhydrase, whose product MSRLSAFVVSVCLCAISSAAEPRPNVLFIVVDDLKPVLGCYGDPTAITPAMDRISSGGTVFLNAHCPWPNSGPARASVMMSLRPEAHGVMDVATSMRAKDPKLQTLPQHFKNNGYATAGTGKIYDPRCVDDRETHDEPSWSVPFRKFAYAKTKFKNASRFALMADVRDDELPDGQIAASGIELLRTLSRSDAPFFLAVGFMKPHPPLIAPQKYWELYQRDQFSLSPHRGPIEYASGFSVHGTSMMRGYEGVPADGEFSEPLQREIIHGYYACASYVDAQIGLLVDELETLGLADNTTIVLCGDNGFHLGDHGMWGVNSPLEQASRVPLIIRPASGTAIASTTEPVESIDLFPTLCELSGIQCPETISGRSLVPLVNGTADQVRDGAITVFKNRGSIAYSYRTDQYRYTEWVNKYNKIAARELYDYKIDPHETRNRSADPEYAELRLRLARQMRADASDCQRLRAVSAVSDVALGMRTPDVNTLAAAAEALKRLKEGNARFVSGQSIHPHETRNWRSQLEEGQHPFAVVLGCSDSRVPPELLFDQGFGDLFVIRVAGNVVDTDVTASIEYAVHYLETPLVLILGHTGCGAVKATVDHFDNPSEQPREVVALIKRIEPALKNVPEDAQGAERMSGAVRTNVIHAVQKLSSIADVRQSIGMGQVRIVGAVYNMHTGTVDVIE is encoded by the coding sequence ATGTCCAGACTTTCTGCATTCGTCGTGTCGGTCTGCCTCTGTGCCATCTCTTCTGCCGCCGAGCCTCGGCCCAATGTGCTGTTCATCGTGGTTGACGACTTGAAGCCCGTCCTCGGTTGTTATGGTGACCCGACGGCCATCACGCCGGCGATGGATCGCATTTCCTCAGGCGGCACGGTGTTCCTCAACGCGCACTGCCCCTGGCCAAATTCCGGGCCGGCGCGTGCCAGCGTGATGATGTCGCTTCGCCCGGAAGCACACGGTGTGATGGACGTCGCGACCAGCATGCGAGCCAAGGACCCCAAACTTCAGACGCTGCCACAGCATTTTAAAAACAACGGCTACGCCACCGCTGGTACCGGAAAGATCTACGACCCACGCTGCGTTGATGACAGGGAAACGCATGACGAGCCTTCTTGGTCGGTGCCGTTTAGAAAGTTTGCGTATGCCAAAACGAAGTTCAAGAATGCGAGTCGATTTGCGTTGATGGCCGATGTCCGGGACGATGAGTTGCCCGACGGCCAGATCGCCGCGAGCGGCATCGAGTTGTTGCGCACGTTGAGCCGGTCTGATGCACCGTTTTTCTTGGCCGTCGGTTTCATGAAACCGCATCCTCCGTTGATTGCCCCCCAAAAGTATTGGGAGTTGTATCAGCGAGATCAGTTTTCGTTGTCGCCCCATCGCGGACCGATCGAGTACGCGAGCGGATTTTCGGTTCACGGCACCAGCATGATGCGCGGCTATGAAGGCGTGCCTGCTGATGGAGAATTCTCCGAACCGCTGCAACGCGAAATCATTCACGGCTACTATGCCTGCGCCTCGTATGTTGACGCGCAGATCGGATTGCTGGTGGATGAACTCGAAACCCTGGGGCTGGCTGACAACACCACGATCGTACTTTGCGGTGACAACGGCTTTCATCTTGGTGATCACGGGATGTGGGGCGTGAACAGTCCGCTCGAACAAGCGTCGCGCGTGCCGCTGATCATTCGGCCTGCATCGGGCACGGCCATCGCATCGACGACCGAGCCGGTTGAATCCATCGACCTCTTTCCGACGCTTTGCGAACTGTCCGGGATTCAATGCCCAGAAACCATCAGCGGTCGAAGCCTGGTGCCTCTGGTCAATGGTACCGCCGATCAAGTACGTGACGGTGCCATCACGGTTTTCAAGAACCGCGGATCCATCGCGTACTCCTATCGCACCGATCAATACCGCTACACCGAATGGGTCAACAAGTACAACAAGATCGCCGCCAGGGAATTGTATGATTACAAGATCGACCCGCACGAAACAAGGAATCGGTCGGCTGATCCGGAGTACGCCGAATTGCGTCTTCGACTGGCAAGACAGATGCGAGCGGACGCTTCGGATTGTCAGCGACTGCGAGCGGTGTCCGCCGTCAGTGACGTGGCGCTGGGCATGCGGACACCTGACGTCAACACGCTGGCGGCGGCCGCGGAGGCACTCAAGCGTTTGAAGGAAGGCAATGCGCGATTCGTTTCCGGTCAATCCATCCATCCGCATGAAACACGGAACTGGCGATCCCAATTGGAAGAGGGGCAGCATCCGTTCGCGGTCGTACTCGGCTGTAGCGATTCCCGTGTCCCTCCCGAATTGCTGTTCGATCAAGGTTTTGGAGATTTGTTTGTGATCCGGGTCGCGGGCAACGTGGTCGACACCGATGTCACGGCCAGCATCGAGTATGCCGTGCACTACCTGGAGACACCGCTGGTGCTGATTCTGGGGCATACCGGCTGTGGGGCCGTCAAGGCAACCGTGGACCACTTTGACAACCCGAGTGAGCAGCCGAGGGAGGTCGTTGCACTGATCAAGCGGATCGAACCTGCGTTGAAGAACGTCCCGGAGGACGCCCAGGGCGCCGAGCGAATGAGTGGCGCCGTGCGGACCAACGTCATCCACGCCGTCCAGAAACTTTCCAGCATTGCCGACGTCCGCCAAAGCATCGGGATGGGACAGGTCCGCATTGTTGGCGCAGTCTACAACATGCACACCGGTACGGTGGACGTCATCGAATAG